In the Bordetella genomosp. 10 genome, one interval contains:
- a CDS encoding glycosyltransferase family 2 protein, which yields MSYLLHLILAIIAFPVTVATGYLGVLTLLSARLPRPQPSRRDLCFDILVPAHNEAAVIERTLRSLANVDWPRKNFRILVIADNCTDDTADLARAAGATVLERHDEVHRGKGYALEYGIARSAADGRAHAVAVIDADTEVTPNLLSAYAARIEAGAAVMQVHYGVLNPEDSWRTRLVTMAYGAFHAVRGRGRERLRASFGLRGNGMCMTHELLREVPFNIHSMTEDLEYGIVLGLHGHRVVYIDEASADAELIASERGSRTQRQRWEGGRLGVVRAYTGRLLGQGLRQPSWLCIELAMDLLTLPLGYIVLQTAALLALGGLASLSMPGVGLWVWPLLAAVLLMVLALHVLRGWQLSPLGPRALLDLARAPFFVLWKLYIVIRNRGNEHWIRTDRGKARDKVRDNGRDEGRDEGRHTQ from the coding sequence ATGTCCTATCTACTGCACCTCATCCTGGCGATCATCGCATTTCCCGTGACGGTGGCCACTGGCTACCTGGGTGTGCTGACGCTTCTGTCGGCGCGCCTGCCGCGACCCCAGCCAAGCCGGCGCGACCTGTGTTTCGACATCCTGGTCCCCGCGCACAACGAGGCGGCGGTGATCGAGCGCACCCTGCGTAGCCTGGCCAACGTCGACTGGCCACGCAAGAACTTCCGCATCCTCGTCATCGCCGACAACTGCACCGACGACACCGCCGACCTCGCGCGCGCTGCCGGCGCGACGGTCTTGGAACGCCATGACGAGGTTCACCGCGGCAAGGGCTACGCTCTGGAATACGGCATCGCCCGCAGCGCCGCCGATGGCCGCGCGCACGCCGTGGCCGTGATCGACGCCGACACCGAAGTCACGCCCAATCTGCTGTCGGCCTATGCGGCGCGCATCGAAGCGGGCGCCGCCGTGATGCAGGTCCACTACGGCGTACTGAACCCCGAGGACTCCTGGCGCACGCGGCTCGTGACCATGGCCTATGGCGCCTTCCATGCCGTCCGCGGGCGCGGGCGCGAACGTCTGCGCGCGTCGTTCGGATTGCGCGGAAATGGCATGTGCATGACGCATGAACTGTTGCGCGAAGTCCCCTTCAACATTCATTCGATGACGGAAGACCTGGAATACGGCATCGTGCTCGGACTGCATGGCCATCGCGTTGTATATATCGACGAAGCCAGCGCCGACGCGGAGCTGATCGCATCCGAACGCGGCTCTCGCACGCAGCGCCAGCGCTGGGAGGGCGGCCGGCTGGGCGTGGTGCGCGCCTATACCGGGCGCCTGCTGGGGCAGGGGCTGCGCCAGCCCAGTTGGCTATGCATAGAGCTGGCGATGGACCTGCTGACGCTGCCGCTGGGCTATATCGTGCTGCAGACGGCCGCCCTGCTGGCGTTGGGGGGCCTGGCGTCCTTGTCGATGCCAGGCGTCGGACTATGGGTATGGCCGCTCCTGGCCGCGGTCTTGCTGATGGTCCTGGCCTTGCACGTCCTGCGCGGCTGGCAACTGTCGCCGCTCGGCCCGCGCGCACTGCTGGATCTGGCGCGCGCGCCGTTCTTCGTGCTCTGGAAGCTGTATATCGTGATACGGAATCGCGGCAACGAGCATTGGATCAGGACCGACCGGGGCAAGGCGAGGGACAAGGTCCGGGACAACGGCCGGGATGAAGGCCGGGATGAAGGCCGGCATACGCAATGA